From Euzebya rosea, one genomic window encodes:
- a CDS encoding DUF1643 domain-containing protein: MTPDAASAGPIGKLSSIEQGTAYVRSMIIEQASAVLSDDNVYRYRLDRWWGAGPRLVWVMLNPSTADATDDDPTIRRVRGFTQREGYDGFTVVNLYSLRATDPSALTDHDDPVGRQGDSIPHQVIERAAAVVVAWGAHPMATERASLIRRARPDALCLGHAKAGAPRHPLLICKTQPLVPAWPST, from the coding sequence ATGACCCCCGATGCCGCCTCCGCTGGGCCAATTGGGAAACTTTCATCGATCGAGCAGGGAACTGCGTACGTAAGAAGCATGATCATCGAACAAGCAAGCGCCGTTCTGTCCGACGACAACGTCTATCGCTACCGGCTCGACCGCTGGTGGGGCGCCGGCCCACGCCTGGTCTGGGTCATGCTCAACCCATCCACAGCCGACGCCACCGACGACGACCCAACCATCCGCCGGGTGCGCGGATTCACCCAACGAGAGGGCTACGACGGGTTCACCGTCGTCAATCTCTACAGCCTCCGCGCCACCGACCCCAGCGCGCTGACCGATCACGACGACCCGGTCGGCAGGCAAGGCGATTCGATCCCTCACCAGGTCATCGAACGCGCTGCTGCAGTCGTCGTCGCCTGGGGAGCACACCCGATGGCCACCGAGAGGGCATCACTGATCCGACGAGCCCGTCCCGACGCGCTGTGCCTGGGGCACGCCAAGGCCGGAGCGCCCCGTCATCCCCTACTCATCTGCAAGACCCAACCGCTCGTCCCCGCGTGGCCGTCGACCTGA